A single genomic interval of Spirochaetales bacterium harbors:
- a CDS encoding aldo/keto reductase: MRYNKFGKLDIDVSILGFGAMRLPMVKDTGEIDEETATEMIHTAIDNGVNYFDTAYPYHNKKSESFLGKILGDGYGKNVMLATKLPPWLVKTQDDCERIFNEQRGKLKTDTIDFYLFHALNGESWARLKQCGAVEWAEKKISDGSIRYLGFSFHGEYKDFIHITDDYEWTFCQIQYNYIDVDNQAGKRGLLHAASKGMAVVVMEPLLGGKLVESPPHIGSIWDVAHTKRTPVEWALRWLWDQPEVTTVLSGMSSPRHVRENLLYAGRALQNNLSDEEHALYERVRAAYKRYCPIPCTMCRYCMPCPSGIDIPWNMSLYNDGVMYESPGEVRVGYRNMPKNKRADQCTACGQCEELCPQGINISEWMSKIHRVLGEGETFPELAK; the protein is encoded by the coding sequence ATGCGATATAACAAATTCGGCAAACTGGATATCGACGTATCGATACTGGGTTTTGGCGCGATGAGACTACCCATGGTAAAGGATACCGGGGAAATCGACGAAGAAACGGCAACGGAAATGATTCATACGGCGATCGATAACGGTGTAAACTATTTTGATACGGCGTATCCGTATCATAATAAAAAAAGCGAGTCTTTTTTGGGAAAAATACTCGGCGACGGTTACGGGAAAAACGTGATGCTCGCGACGAAACTCCCCCCATGGCTTGTAAAAACGCAGGATGACTGTGAACGAATTTTCAACGAACAGCGTGGGAAGCTGAAAACGGATACGATCGATTTTTATCTTTTTCACGCTTTGAACGGGGAAAGCTGGGCTCGACTAAAGCAATGCGGCGCAGTGGAATGGGCCGAGAAAAAGATATCGGATGGATCGATACGATATCTGGGATTTTCATTCCACGGAGAATACAAGGATTTTATCCATATAACCGATGATTACGAGTGGACATTCTGCCAGATTCAGTACAATTACATCGACGTCGACAACCAGGCGGGGAAAAGAGGGCTTCTTCATGCGGCATCGAAAGGAATGGCGGTGGTCGTGATGGAACCACTTTTAGGCGGAAAACTCGTTGAGTCTCCCCCGCACATCGGTTCGATATGGGATGTCGCGCACACAAAGCGTACACCGGTGGAATGGGCGCTTCGATGGTTGTGGGATCAGCCCGAGGTCACCACCGTTCTGAGTGGAATGAGTTCTCCCCGCCATGTACGCGAAAACCTTCTTTATGCCGGCCGTGCCCTGCAAAACAATCTCTCTGATGAAGAACATGCATTGTACGAGAGAGTCAGGGCGGCATATAAACGGTACTGTCCGATTCCCTGCACGATGTGCCGGTATTGTATGCCGTGTCCGTCCGGGATCGATATTCCATGGAATATGTCACTCTATAATGACGGCGTCATGTATGAAAGTCCAGGAGAGGTCCGGGTAGGGTATCGAAACATGCCGAAAAACAAACGGGCCGATCAATGTACGGCGTGCGGTCAGTGTGAAGAACTGTGTCCGCAGGGGATTAATATAAGCGAATGGATGTCGAAGATACACCGCGTTCTGGGAGAAGGGGAGACGTTCCCGGAGCTGGCGAAATAA
- a CDS encoding histidine--tRNA ligase, with the protein MESNRLSDKSYKGTRDFYPDDMVYRNWYFSTVRHVVESYGYEEYHSPLLEPFDIYAAKSGDEVAKEQLYLFEDKGGRKVAIRPEMTPSVARMVAARLESLTFPLRWYSVANFLRYEKPQKGRLREHWQVNVDIFGSDAIEADVEIVSVIISIMRAFQADETMFRIKISNRKFFNDVLTDILKIKQDQVGIISKAVDKKSKIAPETYRGWLKDIGLSAKTIDKLEEIFTLSFADIAGRMGIDSEGARELYRLFLLLQKTGLDRYGGFDFSIIRGFDYYTGTVFEVYDTSSENRRSLFGGGRYDNLVGMFKDISISGIGFGLGDVTFQHFLELHRLIPEDIKNRKKVLITRFLGMPSEHYFKLSDELRQADIANAIYLAENDKFTKQIRFAEKKGFTILLILGEDELREGNVTIKHLGTRNQVCVPRGLCIEKIKELM; encoded by the coding sequence ATGGAAAGCAACAGATTGTCCGATAAATCGTATAAGGGAACCCGTGATTTTTATCCGGATGACATGGTGTACCGTAACTGGTACTTTTCAACGGTCCGTCACGTCGTGGAAAGCTACGGGTATGAAGAATACCACAGTCCGCTTCTTGAACCGTTTGATATCTATGCCGCAAAAAGCGGGGACGAAGTCGCAAAAGAACAGCTTTACCTTTTTGAAGACAAAGGAGGGCGTAAGGTTGCCATCCGGCCGGAGATGACCCCTTCGGTCGCACGCATGGTCGCGGCACGGCTCGAGTCCCTCACGTTTCCCCTTCGCTGGTACAGTGTTGCAAATTTTCTGCGGTACGAAAAACCGCAGAAAGGGCGTCTGAGGGAACACTGGCAGGTGAATGTGGATATTTTCGGTTCGGATGCGATCGAGGCGGATGTTGAAATCGTATCGGTTATTATCTCGATCATGCGGGCGTTTCAGGCGGATGAAACGATGTTCAGGATAAAGATCAGCAACCGGAAATTTTTCAATGATGTGCTTACCGATATTCTCAAAATAAAGCAGGATCAGGTGGGGATTATTTCGAAAGCAGTGGATAAAAAATCCAAGATCGCACCGGAGACCTACCGCGGATGGCTCAAAGATATCGGACTATCGGCAAAAACAATCGACAAACTCGAGGAGATATTTACACTGAGTTTTGCAGATATCGCCGGGAGGATGGGAATCGATTCCGAAGGGGCCAGGGAACTTTACAGGCTTTTTCTTCTTCTTCAGAAGACGGGGCTGGATAGATACGGCGGGTTTGATTTTTCCATTATCAGGGGGTTCGATTATTATACGGGAACCGTTTTCGAGGTGTACGACACCTCATCCGAAAACAGAAGAAGTCTTTTCGGAGGCGGGCGATACGACAATCTTGTGGGTATGTTCAAGGACATTTCGATTTCCGGGATCGGATTCGGTCTGGGTGATGTGACATTTCAGCATTTTCTCGAGCTTCATCGTCTTATCCCCGAAGATATCAAAAACCGGAAAAAGGTACTCATTACACGGTTTCTTGGTATGCCGTCGGAACATTATTTCAAACTCTCGGATGAACTTCGTCAGGCCGATATTGCAAACGCGATATATCTGGCGGAGAATGACAAGTTTACCAAACAGATACGCTTCGCGGAAAAGAAAGGATTCACTATTCTCCTCATACTCGGCGAAGATGAATTAAGGGAAGGAAACGTGACGATAAAACACCTCGGCACAAGAAACCAGGTTTGCGTTCCCAGGGGATTGTGTATCGAGAAGATTAAGGAACTCATGTGA
- a CDS encoding DUF2817 domain-containing protein — translation MVAMMFFSNMTCCPIKHGVKTGWLRLVFIFAVLPVICSCINPGDKERGRDYIQMNRSSSAACLVASSIIGQSVNDKSIKVVEVGAGYETGLVVIGGIHGNERNTAALVGDLMGIYTEKPNLVPRPLRLFFVPLLNPDGFEQSGRKNIHGVDLNRNFPTSNWRSDAISPFRRIEGSGGQTPASEPEVRAIVDWLLDEVKRKVKKVYLISYHSAYKNGSVQPGYRFYGKPDEETVRFAARIAETAGYTYLNTWITSNHVTGELINWCGENGITSVDIELPSYESPDIVPAGKNETTRQTHERVLAKIMMYLEEGLSTGR, via the coding sequence ATGGTAGCCATGATGTTTTTTTCGAATATGACGTGTTGTCCGATAAAACACGGGGTAAAAACAGGGTGGTTGCGGCTTGTTTTTATTTTCGCTGTGCTTCCCGTGATCTGCTCCTGTATAAATCCGGGGGATAAAGAAAGAGGCCGCGATTACATCCAGATGAATCGGTCGAGCAGCGCCGCCTGTCTGGTTGCTTCTTCGATCATCGGGCAATCCGTTAACGATAAATCCATAAAGGTCGTCGAAGTGGGCGCGGGATATGAAACCGGTCTTGTCGTTATCGGGGGGATACACGGAAATGAGCGGAACACCGCCGCGCTCGTCGGTGATCTGATGGGTATATACACGGAAAAACCGAATCTCGTTCCGCGCCCCCTGCGCCTTTTTTTCGTCCCCCTCCTGAATCCCGATGGTTTTGAACAATCCGGCCGGAAGAATATCCACGGTGTGGATCTCAACAGGAATTTTCCCACTTCGAACTGGAGGAGTGACGCGATATCCCCATTCAGGAGGATCGAAGGAAGCGGGGGGCAAACTCCTGCTTCCGAACCGGAAGTCCGGGCGATAGTCGACTGGCTTCTTGACGAAGTAAAGAGGAAGGTAAAGAAGGTATATCTCATCTCGTATCACTCGGCGTATAAAAACGGCTCGGTACAGCCGGGATACCGGTTCTATGGCAAGCCGGATGAAGAAACCGTTCGATTTGCTGCCCGGATCGCCGAAACCGCCGGATATACTTATTTGAACACATGGATAACTTCAAACCACGTGACGGGTGAACTCATCAATTGGTGCGGCGAAAACGGGATAACGTCCGTCGATATCGAATTGCCGTCGTATGAATCGCCGGATATCGTCCCCGCCGGGAAGAACGAAACGACGCGGCAAACCCACGAACGGGTGCTGGCAAAGATTATGATGTATCTCGAAGAAGGTCTTTCAACCGGTCGGTGA